Proteins found in one Paralichthys olivaceus isolate ysfri-2021 chromosome 19, ASM2471397v2, whole genome shotgun sequence genomic segment:
- the extl3 gene encoding exostosin-like 3 — protein MQRNGGGVGAGGQPWVLRRVRLTWLSFMLFFILVFFPLIAHYYLTTIDEAGGPDKRIFGPRPGGELCEAKHVQDLCRIRESVSEELLQLEAKRQELNGEIARLNLRIEACKRSIDSAKQDLLQLKNVISQTEHSYKELMAQNQPKLSLPVRLLPDKEDPGLPPPKSARSCRLRSCFDYGRCPLTSGFPVYVYDTGSYSWGDYLDPLVKQAFAASVKSNIYITDNPSVACLYMVLVGEIQESSSPPPSPSELEKQLKALPYWRSDGHNHVLVHLSRKSMTQNFLYNVSAGRAAVAQSTFLEQQYREGFDLVVSPLVHALSEPNFLEVPPQVPVKRKYLFTFQGERVESLRSSLQEVPPQSFEEEMEGDPPADYDDRIIGTLKAVQDSHLDQVLVEFTCKDPRPSLPTEWSLCGQREDRLEVLKASTFALVIAPGDGQLVASAGCGMRLFEALEVGAIPVMLGDHSRLPYHQFIRWSEAVIIVPKPRVTELHFLLRSLSDNDMLAMRRQGRFLWETYFSTSENVLNTILASIRTSIQVPAAPIKEEPAHEIPHKAGKLAGTDANLADNGDLDLGPVETEPPYASPRFLRNFTYTAADTYRSWNRAPGPFHLFPHTPLDPVLPSEAKFLGSGTGFRPIGGGTGGSGKEFQAALGGNVPREQFTVVMLTYEREEVLMNSLERLNGLPYLNKVVVVWNSPKPPSDDLLWPDIGLPIVVIRTEKNSLNNRFLPWDAVETEAILSIDDDAHLRHDEIMFGFRVWREARDRIVGFPGRYHAWDVNHQSWLYNSNYSCELSMVLTGAAFFHKYYAYLYSYVMPQAIRDMVDEYINCEDIAMNFLVSHITRKPPIKVTSRWTFRCPGCPQALSHDDSHFHERHKCINFFVKVYGYMPLLYTQFRVDSVLFKTRLPHDKTKCFKFI, from the exons ATGCAGCGTAACGGTGGTGGGGTGGGTGCTGGAGGCCAGCCATGGGTGTTGCGCCGTGTGCGTCTAACGTGGCTCAGTTTCATGCTCTTCTTTATCCTGGTCTTTTTCCCACTCATTGCCCACTACTACCTCACAACCATTGACGAAGCTGGAGGTCCCGATAAGCGTATCTTTGGGCCTAGGCCCGGTGGTGAACTGTGCGAAGCCAAACATGTGCAGGATCTTTGCCGCATTCGTGAGTCGGTCAGCGAggaactgctgcagctggaggccAAGAGGCAGGAGCTCAACGGGGAGATTGCCCGACTCAACTTGCGCATTGAGGCCTGCAAACGCAGCATTGACAGTGCCAAGCAGGATCTGCTGCAATTGAAGAATGTTATCAGCCAGACAGAGCATTCCTATAAAGAGCTAATGGCCCAGAACCAGCCCAAGCTGTCACTGCCTGTAAGGTTGCTGCCAGACAAGGAAGACCCAGGCCTTCCACCACCTAAGTCTGCACGCTCCTGCCGTCTGCGGTCCTGCTTCGACTACGGGCGCTGCCCTCTTACGTCTGGGTTTCCTGTGTATGTCTATGACACAGGCTCTTACTCATGGGGGGACTATCTAGACCCACTGGTGAAGCAGGCTTTTGCAGCATCAGTTAAGAGCAACATTTATATAACTGATAACCCCAGCGTTGCCTGCCTGTATATGGTCCTGGTAGGAGAGATACAGGAGTCGTCCTccccaccaccatctccttcagAGCTGGAGAAGCAATTAAAAGCTCTTCCCTACTGGAGATCAGATGGACACAACCATGTACTAGTGCATCTCTCTAGAAAATCCATGACACAGAACTTCCTGTATAATGTGAGTGCAGGACGagcagcagtagctcagtccaccTTTTTGGAGCAGCAGTACCGTGAGGGCTTTGACTTGGTTGTATCCCCACTGGTTCATGCTCTCTCAGAACCAAACTTTTTGGAAGTGCCCCCTCAAGTACCAGTTAAGAGGAAATATCTCTTCACCTTCcagggagagagggtggagtCACTGAGGAGCAGCTTACAGGAGGTGCCCCCTCAGTCTTTCGAGGAGGAAATGGAAGGAGACCCACCAGCCGACTACGATGATCGCATTATTGGCACCTTAAAGGCAGTGCAGGACAGCCACTTGGATCAGGTTCTGGTGGAGTTCACCTGCAAGGACCCTCGGCCAAGTTTACCAACGGAGTGGTCTCTTtgtggacagagggaggataGGCTGGAGGTGCTCAAGGCTTCGACTTTTGCCCTGGTGATTGCTCCAGGAGATGGGCAGCTGGTGGCCTCAGCAGGCTGTGGAATGAGGCTCTTTGAAGCCTTAGAGGTAGGAGCCATCCCAGTCATGTTGGGGGACCACTCCAGACTACCTTACCACCAGTTTATCCGCTGGAGTGAGGCTGTCATTATAGTCCCCAAGCCTCGTGTCACAGAGCTTCACTTTCTGCTGCGCAGCCTATCAGACAATGATATGCTAGCTATGAGGCGGCAGGGTCGCTTCCTGTGGGAGACCTACTTCTCCACCTCAGAGAATGTTCTCAATACCATCCTGGCCAGCATCAGAACCAGCATCCAGGTTCCTGCTGCACCCATCAAAGAGGAGCCCGCTCATGAGATTCCTCACAAAGCTGGAAAGCTGGCAGGAACTGATGCCAACCTGGCTGACAATGGTGATCTAGATTTGGGTCCTGTCGAGACGGAGCCCCCCTACGCTTCTCCTCGCTTTCTGCGCAACTTCACATACACAGCTGCAGACACCTATAGATCATGGAACCGAGCCCCGGGGCcttttcatctgtttcctcaCACACCTCTAGACCCCGTGCTGCCCTCTGAAGCCAAATTCCTAGGCTCCGGTACTGGTTTCAGGCCTATAGGTGGAGGTACGGGAGGATCGGGAAAGGAGTTTCAGGCAGCTTTAGGAGGGAATGTGCCACGAGAACAGTTCACAGTGGTAATGCTGACAtatgagagggaggaagtgcTGATGAATTCGCTGGAGAGGTTGAATGGACTGCCGTACCTCAACAAGGTAGTGGTGGTGTGGAATTCACCCAAGCCTCCTTCAGATGACCTGCTGTGGCCCGACATTGGCCTTCCCATTGTG GTCATCcgcacagagaaaaacagcctCAACAACCGCTTCCTTCCCTGGGATGCTGTGGAAACGGAGGCCATTCTCTCGATTGATGATGACGCTCACCTCCGTCACGATGAGATCATGTTCGGGTTCAG AGTGTGGCGTGAGGCTAGAGATCGAATTGTGGGCTTCCCCGGGCGGTATCATGCGTGGGATGTCAACCATCAGTCGTGGCTTTACAACTCCAACTACTCCTGTGAGCTTTCCATGGTCCTGACAGGAGCTGCCTTCTTCCATAAG TACTACGCCTATCTGTACTCCTACGTGATGCCCCAGGCCATCAGGGACATGGTGGACGAGTACATAAACTGCGAGGACATCGCCATGAACTTCCTGGTGTCGCACATCACCCGCAAACCACCCATCAAG gTGACATCTCGTTGGACTTTCCGCTGTCCCGGCTGCCCTCAGGCCCTCTCTCACGATGACTCCCATTTCCACGAGCGCCACAAGTGCATCAACTTTTTTGTCAAAGTGTACGGATACATGCCGCTGCTGTACACACAGTTCCGCGTGGACTCTGTGCTGTTTAAGACTCGTTTACCCCACGACAAGACCAAGTGCTTCAAGTTCATCTAG